The genome window GAACCGGAACATCGCTCGTAAAATGCGATGACAACGAGATAAGGCACATCGGAGGCATCGGCATAGGCGGCGGAACCCTGGCAGGACTGAGCCGCATCATGCTCAAGACCGATGACATCAAGCAGATTATCAACCTCGCCAAGGACGGCGACGTGAGCAAGATAAACCTGCTGATAGGCGACATCAGCGCCAAGCCTCTGCCCGGACTCCCGATGAACGCCACCGCATCGCTCTTCAGCAATGCCAAGGCCAACGCTTCGCGCGAAGACATCGCTATGGGACTCATCTGGATGGTGCTGCAGTCGATAGGTTCGGCTACCATCCTCTCATCGCTCGAATCGGGCATCAAGGATTTCGTGCTCATCGGCAACCTCACCCTGCTGCCGCAATGCCGCGAGGTGTTCCCAGCCATGGAGAAGCTCTACGGAGTGAGGTTCAGGATACCGAAATACTCGGAATTCTGCACCGCCATCGGAGCTGCGCTCGACTATAAGCGACAAGCAAAATAATCACCCCCGAATCGCCGCAATGCCCTATACACGGGCGTTGCGGCGATTTGCTTTCTCCATCCTGTCACAAAGCACAGACAACAAGGGAAAAACGCACACAAGCGCACAAAATGCGCAACACGCTGATAGATAACAACTTAAACGTTTCGGGAAACAGAAATTTGTCAAAGTTTTCCAAAACTTTTTCGTTTCCTCCTGATTATCAGCGACTTAATATTTTTTAACGATAAAAAAGTTGTCCAAAAGTTATTACTTTCAGAAATATTTTATATCTTTGCAATGTCAAAAGGAGGTACTTATCTACCTCTTCAAGTCATAATGACTTAATACTAAGTAATTTAAACATCAATCGTAAAAGTAATACTAAAATGATCCAGACAGTAGTAAAGCGTGACGGACGCATCGTTGGATTCAACGAACAGAAAATCATGGCAGCCATTCGCAAGGCCATGTTACATACCGACAAGGGTGAAGATACCACTCTTATCGAGCAGATAACCGACCACATCTCTTATCGCGGCAAGAGCCAGATGAGCGTTGAGGCCATTCAGGACGCCATCGAGATGGAGCTCATGAAGAGTGCCCGCAAAGATGTTGCCCAGAAGTATATCGCATACCGTAACCAGCGTAACATCGCCCGCAAGGCGAAGACACGCGACGTATTCATGAGCATCGTCAATGCCAAGAACAACGACATCACCCGTGAAAACGCCAACATGAATGCCGATACACCAGCTGGCATGATGATGAAGTTCGCTTCAGAAACCACTAAACCATTCGTCGACGACTACCTCCTCTCT of Segatella copri contains these proteins:
- the coaW gene encoding type II pantothenate kinase, producing MKKIVIGIDVGISTTKIVGIDESGVVVSPIRIKATDPITSLYGAFGKYLHDNKIALSDVEQVMLTGVGSAYIDEPIYGLPTSKSEEFVADGLGARYESKLDRMIVVSMGTGTSLVKCDDNEIRHIGGIGIGGGTLAGLSRIMLKTDDIKQIINLAKDGDVSKINLLIGDISAKPLPGLPMNATASLFSNAKANASREDIAMGLIWMVLQSIGSATILSSLESGIKDFVLIGNLTLLPQCREVFPAMEKLYGVRFRIPKYSEFCTAIGAALDYKRQAK